Below is a window of Mucilaginibacter sp. PAMC 26640 DNA.
GCACCACTCCAAGGGCTAAGGGTTCATCATCTATGGCTACAGCAGTTATCAAAATATCAGGCGAGTTGAATGGTTAAATGTATAAAAAATTCGCTTGCGTTTTCGCGGATGATCAGCTCGTGCTTGTTATTATATAATAGCTTGAGGCGTTGCTTTACGTTGACCAGGCCTATGCCGCTTTTGCCTTTTTCCGGGTCGTTATCAGGTTTGGTGTGGATGCTGTTGTGCACATCAAAGTAAAGTGTGTTGTCTTTGGTTTGCAGGGTAATTTTGATATGCGATGGCTCTCGCAAACTGATACCATGTTTAAACGCATTTTCTATAAAGGGGATCAGTAGCATAGGGGCTATCTGTAATCCCAAAATATGATCTTCTATCTGCACATCTATCACAATATCCGGCGAGGTTTGCGTGCGTAACTTTTGCAGGCTGATGTAATTGTTCAGGTAATCTATTTCGCGCGTCAGCAGGATCTTCTCGTGCATGTTTTCCTGCAACATAAAACGCATCATGTCTCCAAGGCGCTGGATACCCTCGCCGGTACGATCTGCGTTTTCCTGCAGGGCAGTTCCGTAAAGTGTGTTTAAGGCATTAAACAAGAAGTGAGGATTGATTTGTGATCTTAGGAAATCAAGATTGGCAGCAGAGTGGCCAAGTGCGGTTTTTAAAGTAGTTAGTTCTGCTGCCCCCGTTATCCGGCGTTTGTAAGTGATCCAGGAGAAAGGTGCGGTGACCAATAACTGGAATCCGGCATTAAAAGCCAACGTAAGCATCACTGCCTGGCCACGGCTAAACGCTATAGCTGCTATTACCCCGGCAGGTATGGATACCGCTAGCGTAATTAAAAACACCTTACCAAAGTAATTGAAATAGCGTTTCTTGTTATTTAAAGTTTGCGGAATAAGGGTGTAGGCTGATAAGCCATAAATCCCTATTGCCACAGGAACGGTAAGGAAAAACAAACCGATCACTTCAATAGGGGCATCACTTAGCAGTAAGCCAAATAACAGAATCATCCACAAAACCAGGCCAATAATGCCATCGCGTGTGAGTACTTTATACTCCGCCTGGATATGCTCGCTATTATTTAAAAGGTACTGGGCAACCTGCTTAATTAAACTGTAAAGCGTCAGCATCATCATTACCCAAATAGCATAGATGAAGTTGGTTTTAAAAACAAGGTTGTACACCCAACCTGCCGAATGCTTAAAAAATAGATAACCTTTAAGCCAGGTATCGGTGATGCCGCAAAAAAGCCAGATGGTGCCAAATAGTGCCACCGCCAGTATGATCATCAACGTAGTTTTACGCCGTTCTATCAAAGAGGGAATGATCAAAAAGTTCCACAACAAAAAGCCGCCGAAATATATAGTATATCGGGCAATCATCGGGAAGAAGAAATATTTAGAGTAGGAATAATGCAGGTGCAACTCGTTGAACATGTAGCGGTACGGCGTCCAGATCACCTGTACATTGCTGTCGGCAACGCGGGCAACCAGGAAAAACACGGCCAACGCATAAATGGACGTGGCGGTGTATAGTTCAATGCGGGTAAGGTTCAGCGGTTTTTTGATGAGCGTTATCATGTGGTATTTAAATTATGCCGCAAGATAAACCTGCCAAACAAGCCTCAGAACTAAATGGGACGAAACGCGGGTGTGCTGTGACGAATCTGGGAAGAGGCCAGAGACAAGAAATCAGGAGGCAAGAGAGATGCGCTCTTTACTTAATTCTCCGGTCTTGATATCTTAGGTCTGCCTTTCTTCCAGTATCTCCAGTAACTCATTCAGCTCATCCACTTTTTCGGATGATCCAGAATGTTCATAAGCACTTATCAAATTGCGAAGAACACGTTTGATAATATCTGAATTGGAACATGGCTCATAAAATTGCTTGTCGAATTTTAAGTTGAGTTGTTTCAGGAACATATCCACATCACGCCGGCCAAAAATGAAGCCCTTGTTAAAAGCATTGATGTAGAACAAAATGCCGCCTTCAAATTCGGATTCCTGGCTCTCATCCATATAGGCCAAAATAAAATGCTGCGGCAAATTAACGCCATACACCGGGATATCCAGCTTTTGAGCTATGATGGAATAGATGATTGCCAGTGAGATCTGGTTGCCTTTTTTAGTTTCCAAAACCTGGCTGATGTAGCTGTTCTGCGGGTCGCGATGGTTGGTGGTATTGCCGCCAAAGCCATGGATGCTGTAAAAGACATGGTTCATCAATTTGATTTGCTCCACCGGACTGGCTTCGTTCATCATTTGCAGCCAGATATCACGCTTTATCGCTTCCACCTGGTTAATTACTTTCTGCTCATCCAGATCAGGATACTGATAGCGGTTAATGATTAAAATGCCCCGCAACAAATCAAATGCGCCGCCCTGAAACCACAACTGCAGGTCGTTTTTCAGGGTACCGAATTGGATCTCGTGAACCAGGTTAGCTATGCGCTCCTGCTGGATAGCGTCAAATGCCTCCCCAAATGCCGATTCGAGATATGTTACTATTTCCGGACCGTAAGAAAGCAACTTTTGGTGAACATGTTCGTATACTTCGCCGTCCGGATCGTCGAGCAGGCGTATTAAAGAATTTACTTCTGAGGTATTTATCATATCGCTATCTGCTAAAATACTAAAGTTTGTATTACTTTTACCGTAATTTAAACAATGTCTAATTTAACGTTCACTAAAGATTTTCTCGTACACCGATTCACGTCAAAAAATCGTCACGGTTTGCACTCTCCTTTTGTTTATAAATTGGTTGATGAAGTTATTTACGATTATAAGCACAAGCAAGCTTACGACAAAATAGAAAAAGAACGCAATGAACTGCTTATAGACGATACCTACATTACCGTTACGGATTTGGGAGCAGGATCCCGGGTAAATAAAAATAATCGGAAAAAGGTAAGCGATATTACCAAGAATGCGCTTAAGTCGCCAAAACTGGCGCAACTCCTGTATCGATTGGCTGCCTTTATTCAGCCCAAATCGATAGTGGAACTGGGTACCTGT
It encodes the following:
- a CDS encoding histidine kinase, with product MITLIKKPLNLTRIELYTATSIYALAVFFLVARVADSNVQVIWTPYRYMFNELHLHYSYSKYFFFPMIARYTIYFGGFLLWNFLIIPSLIERRKTTLMIILAVALFGTIWLFCGITDTWLKGYLFFKHSAGWVYNLVFKTNFIYAIWVMMMLTLYSLIKQVAQYLLNNSEHIQAEYKVLTRDGIIGLVLWMILLFGLLLSDAPIEVIGLFFLTVPVAIGIYGLSAYTLIPQTLNNKKRYFNYFGKVFLITLAVSIPAGVIAAIAFSRGQAVMLTLAFNAGFQLLVTAPFSWITYKRRITGAAELTTLKTALGHSAANLDFLRSQINPHFLFNALNTLYGTALQENADRTGEGIQRLGDMMRFMLQENMHEKILLTREIDYLNNYISLQKLRTQTSPDIVIDVQIEDHILGLQIAPMLLIPFIENAFKHGISLREPSHIKITLQTKDNTLYFDVHNSIHTKPDNDPEKGKSGIGLVNVKQRLKLLYNNKHELIIRENASEFFIHLTIQLA